In a single window of the Pedococcus dokdonensis genome:
- a CDS encoding YciI family protein: protein MTQYLILLPSSEPRYAARTEQEAQELNQAHGEFAGLLAERGHKLLGGAQLSPSAETRVARGSGLDQVTLTEGPYAESAEQVGGYYLVETDDVDDLGQVCGRLTATPFHPAIEIRPTLGM from the coding sequence ATGACCCAGTACCTCATTCTCCTCCCGAGCTCCGAGCCGCGGTACGCCGCGCGCACCGAGCAGGAGGCGCAGGAGCTCAACCAGGCCCACGGCGAGTTCGCCGGGCTGCTCGCCGAGCGCGGCCACAAGCTGCTCGGAGGAGCCCAGCTCAGCCCGTCGGCCGAGACCCGCGTCGCCCGCGGCAGCGGCCTCGACCAGGTCACCCTCACCGAGGGCCCCTACGCCGAGAGCGCCGAGCAGGTGGGCGGCTACTACCTCGTCGAGACCGACGACGTCGACGACCTCGGCCAGGTCTGTGGGCGGCTGACGGCGACGCCGTTCCACCCGGCCATCGAGATC
- a CDS encoding TrmH family RNA methyltransferase, with product MPEPTPPAGPDGTSGPAGEVGVGPWPGDWPAGDHWDPELLRDGDRRNVVDGYRYWRHDAIVADLDSRRHDFHVAVENWGHDFNIGSVIRTANAFNAKAFHIVGKRRWNRRGAMVTDRYQHEHHHPTVDDLVSWAAGAGTPGPGGDSQPLGIPLIGIDNLPGSLPLETWDLPRECVLVFGQEGPGLSEPMRAACEVVLHIEQFGSTRSINAGAAAAIAMHSWVRRNIFGQAVD from the coding sequence ATGCCTGAGCCCACCCCACCCGCGGGTCCCGACGGCACGTCCGGCCCGGCCGGTGAGGTCGGCGTCGGGCCGTGGCCGGGGGACTGGCCGGCCGGCGACCACTGGGACCCCGAGCTCCTGCGCGACGGCGACCGCCGCAACGTCGTCGACGGCTACCGCTACTGGCGGCACGACGCGATCGTCGCCGACCTCGACAGCCGTCGCCACGACTTCCACGTCGCCGTCGAGAACTGGGGCCACGACTTCAACATCGGCTCGGTCATCAGGACCGCGAACGCGTTCAACGCCAAGGCTTTCCACATCGTCGGCAAGCGCCGCTGGAACCGCCGCGGGGCGATGGTCACCGACCGCTACCAGCACGAGCACCACCACCCCACCGTCGACGACCTCGTGTCCTGGGCCGCGGGAGCGGGCACCCCGGGCCCGGGCGGCGACAGCCAGCCACTCGGCATACCGCTCATCGGCATCGACAACCTCCCCGGCTCGCTGCCGCTCGAGACCTGGGACCTGCCCCGGGAGTGCGTGCTGGTCTTCGGCCAGGAGGGCCCCGGACTCTCCGAGCCGATGCGCGCTGCCTGCGAGGTGGTGCTGCACATCGAGCAGTTCGGGTCGACCCGTTCGATCAACGCCGGCGCGGCGGCCGCGATCGCCATGCATTCCTGGGTGCGGCGCAACATCTTCGGGCAGGCTGTCGATTAG
- a CDS encoding VOC family protein, whose amino-acid sequence MNEPVGKVRQLRLVVHAEDYDEALRFYRDVIGMPVQEAYAGDDGALVAILDAGRATLELSNTAQVEMIDEVEVGRRVAPHFRVALEVTDAAGATAGAVEAGARLVAPPTETPWRSLNARLEAPAGVQLTLFQELDA is encoded by the coding sequence ATGAACGAGCCCGTGGGCAAGGTGCGCCAGCTGCGGCTGGTGGTGCACGCCGAGGACTACGACGAGGCGCTGCGCTTCTACCGCGACGTGATCGGCATGCCGGTCCAGGAGGCGTATGCCGGTGACGACGGTGCGCTCGTCGCCATCCTCGACGCCGGACGGGCCACGCTCGAGCTCTCGAACACCGCCCAGGTCGAGATGATCGATGAGGTGGAGGTGGGGCGGCGGGTCGCGCCGCACTTCCGGGTGGCGCTGGAGGTCACCGATGCCGCCGGCGCGACCGCCGGGGCCGTCGAGGCCGGCGCCCGGCTCGTCGCACCACCCACCGAGACCCCCTGGCGCTCGCTCAACGCGAGGCTCGAGGCCCCGGCAGGGGTCCAGCTGACCCTCTTCCAAGAGCTCGATGCCTGA
- a CDS encoding LLM class flavin-dependent oxidoreductase, with amino-acid sequence MAPRIGVAFIPTLPPEALRPLARAADEHLDDLWVWEDCFKESGIASAAVALASTERVRVGLGLMPTPLRNVALTAMEVATLQRIFPGRFVPGVGHGVQPWMAQVGGRVESPMTLLEEHLTALRRLLAGEEVTVDGRYVQLDQVKLDWPPQAGELLTAGGFGPRTIELSARLTDAVLISAGQSETELRAAVARARAAAPSGRVDVVYSLVTAAGPDAQARADADLAQWGVAPEPTRVAAGSAQDIAAAIGRAADAGATTVVVQPTADLTDVADVVELVAFVGREVRPLLV; translated from the coding sequence ATGGCACCCCGCATCGGAGTCGCGTTCATCCCCACCCTGCCTCCCGAGGCGCTGCGGCCACTGGCCCGCGCGGCCGACGAGCACCTCGACGACCTCTGGGTCTGGGAGGACTGCTTCAAGGAGAGCGGCATCGCCAGCGCAGCGGTCGCGCTCGCGTCGACCGAGCGGGTCCGGGTGGGTCTCGGGCTGATGCCGACCCCGCTGCGCAACGTCGCGCTCACCGCGATGGAGGTGGCGACCCTGCAGCGGATCTTCCCCGGTCGGTTCGTGCCGGGCGTGGGCCACGGCGTGCAGCCCTGGATGGCCCAGGTCGGTGGGCGGGTGGAGTCCCCGATGACCCTCCTCGAGGAACACCTCACCGCTCTGCGCAGGCTGCTCGCCGGCGAGGAGGTGACCGTGGACGGCCGTTACGTGCAGCTCGACCAGGTGAAGCTCGACTGGCCGCCCCAGGCGGGTGAGCTGCTGACCGCCGGTGGCTTCGGGCCGCGCACCATCGAGCTGTCCGCCCGGCTCACCGACGCCGTCCTGATCTCGGCCGGCCAGAGCGAGACCGAGCTCAGGGCGGCGGTCGCCCGGGCTCGCGCCGCGGCGCCCAGCGGCAGGGTCGACGTGGTCTACTCCCTCGTCACGGCTGCCGGTCCCGACGCGCAGGCCCGGGCCGACGCCGACCTGGCGCAGTGGGGCGTGGCTCCCGAGCCGACCCGCGTGGCCGCGGGGAGCGCCCAGGACATCGCGGCAGCGATCGGCCGGGCCGCCGACGCCGGGGCGACGACCGTGGTGGTCCAGCCGACCGCCGACCTGACCGACGTCGCCGACGTGGTCGAGCTGGTGGCGTTCGTCGGGCGCGAGGTCCGGCCGCTGCTCGTCTGA
- a CDS encoding acyltransferase family protein gives MDPRALAAATPADRNRVVDFLRAAAILTVVLGHWLMAAVMVQDGRLVPNAVLNIAPWSHPLTWVFQVMPLFFIVGGYANGLSWRSARRRGDGYAGWLRSRLQRLAAPVLPLLVVWLAIASIAYAAGVPGATLRTASQVALVPTWFLAAYIVVVAVAPLLLALWERVGWWSVAAGLAVGGLVDWWSIAGDNHWVGFANYLVVWATVHQLGFAWLDGALASRGRRVALAAAGVVGLVALVSAGPYPVSMIGVDGAVLNNSYPTRVTLAFLGLAQAGVVLLAERRLATLLERPRIWAVAVVINLRIMSLYLWHLTAMVLVIGMSLLAGGLGLRAAPLTGSWWATRPVWFAVLASVTGGLVLVFGRFETPIRDRRPAPAVWRPAVATAAVCGGLGVMAASGIVSREGVHWIWPLLPVAAVVGLGVVPLPHRRTEQ, from the coding sequence ATGGACCCCCGCGCCCTCGCTGCCGCCACCCCTGCCGACCGCAACCGCGTCGTCGACTTCCTGCGCGCCGCCGCCATCCTCACCGTCGTGCTCGGCCACTGGCTGATGGCCGCCGTGATGGTGCAGGACGGCCGGCTCGTCCCCAACGCCGTCCTCAACATCGCACCGTGGAGCCACCCGCTCACCTGGGTCTTCCAGGTCATGCCACTGTTCTTCATCGTCGGCGGCTACGCGAACGGCCTGTCGTGGCGCTCGGCCCGCCGCCGCGGCGACGGCTACGCCGGCTGGCTGCGATCGCGTCTCCAGCGCCTCGCCGCGCCCGTCCTGCCCCTCCTGGTCGTGTGGTTGGCGATCGCCTCCATCGCGTATGCCGCGGGCGTGCCCGGTGCGACCCTGCGCACCGCCTCGCAGGTGGCGCTCGTGCCCACCTGGTTCCTCGCGGCCTACATCGTCGTCGTGGCGGTCGCGCCGCTCCTGCTCGCGCTCTGGGAGCGTGTCGGCTGGTGGAGCGTCGCCGCCGGTCTGGCCGTCGGCGGCCTGGTCGACTGGTGGAGCATCGCCGGCGACAACCACTGGGTCGGCTTCGCGAACTACCTCGTCGTCTGGGCGACCGTGCACCAGCTCGGGTTCGCGTGGCTCGACGGCGCGCTCGCCAGCCGGGGTCGGCGGGTGGCTCTGGCCGCGGCCGGTGTGGTCGGGCTGGTGGCGCTCGTCTCGGCCGGGCCCTACCCGGTCTCGATGATCGGGGTCGACGGCGCAGTGCTCAACAACTCCTACCCGACCCGCGTCACCCTCGCGTTCCTCGGTCTGGCGCAGGCCGGCGTGGTGCTGCTCGCCGAGCGACGGCTGGCCACGCTCCTCGAGCGCCCCCGGATCTGGGCGGTGGCCGTCGTCATCAACCTGCGGATCATGTCGCTCTATCTCTGGCACCTCACGGCGATGGTGCTGGTGATCGGGATGTCGTTGCTGGCAGGGGGACTCGGCCTGCGCGCCGCCCCGCTCACCGGCTCCTGGTGGGCCACCCGACCGGTGTGGTTCGCGGTGCTGGCGTCGGTCACCGGAGGATTGGTGCTGGTGTTCGGCCGGTTCGAGACGCCGATCCGCGACCGCCGCCCAGCACCCGCGGTGTGGCGACCGGCTGTCGCGACCGCCGCGGTCTGCGGCGGCCTGGGGGTGATGGCCGCGTCGGGCATCGTCTCGCGCGAGGGCGTGCACTGGATCTGGCCGCTGCTGCCCGTCGCGGCCGTCGTCGGACTCGGCGTCGTGCCCCTCCCGCACCGGCGTACGGAACAGTGA
- a CDS encoding choice-of-anchor Q domain-containing protein, with protein MLPPSSLKRTSSVCALTLGLATAGIVVTSSPAAAATATVTTTADTVNGADGFLSLREAVDQANAAAEPTVIELAASSTYSLTRCGGDEDDNTDGDLDYTTLQPLTIHGHGSTIDQTCAGERSLDELDINGLLTVDGLTVTGGDTTDGAAIRFNGDVDLADVTVSGNDAGTGSVLNSGQVMGGGPHIGLVDSTVGPNTGTGIRVSLGGISLTGSTITQNTGRGVGATDGAMSIADSTISQNGQGGASTTGQGDGLLTFTGSHSVDNGGPGLSCSACGDLVITDSTITGNAPAGATLGGGISWSVDQDAPTDARTATITNSTISGNTRTGPGAGMVVLITELTNDPPPAQVLVHGSTFSGNTATGATGRGGGIYATTGEVRSDNSTFSGNTAAVTGGAIYTSTGDTFLRHTTVAGNSAPTGANLGTGEDLDSFGSIVASPTGGGTDCAIAGTTISSGYNVGGDTSCAFVGGPGDQTNVGDPQLGALAANGGSTQTRLPAGTSPAAGAVPAAACTILTVDQRGVTRPQGTNCEAGAVEVAEPVALVCTRTGTTGPDLLIGWHKDDVLCGLGGNDILVGGPGNDHLIGGDGADLLLGGPGADHLEGGKGNDLLIGGTGVDVLEGGPGTDLCVAGDSGPPKAC; from the coding sequence ATGCTGCCTCCGTCCTCCCTGAAGCGCACCTCCTCCGTCTGCGCCCTGACCCTCGGCCTCGCCACGGCGGGGATCGTGGTCACGTCGTCGCCCGCCGCGGCGGCCACGGCGACCGTCACCACCACGGCGGACACGGTGAACGGCGCCGACGGCTTCCTCTCGCTCCGGGAGGCGGTGGACCAGGCCAACGCCGCAGCCGAGCCGACCGTCATCGAGCTCGCCGCCTCGAGCACCTACTCCCTGACGCGGTGCGGTGGCGACGAGGACGACAACACCGACGGCGACCTCGACTACACGACCCTCCAGCCGCTGACCATCCACGGTCACGGCTCGACGATCGACCAGACCTGCGCCGGTGAGCGCTCCCTCGACGAGCTCGACATCAACGGGCTGCTGACCGTCGACGGGCTGACCGTCACCGGCGGCGACACGACCGACGGCGCTGCCATCCGGTTCAACGGTGACGTCGACCTCGCCGACGTCACCGTCTCGGGCAACGACGCGGGCACCGGCTCCGTGCTCAACAGCGGACAGGTGATGGGCGGCGGCCCCCACATCGGGCTGGTCGACTCCACGGTCGGGCCCAACACCGGCACCGGGATCCGGGTCTCCCTCGGCGGCATCTCGCTCACCGGCTCGACGATCACCCAGAACACCGGGCGCGGCGTGGGAGCGACCGACGGCGCGATGAGCATCGCCGACTCCACCATCAGCCAGAACGGCCAGGGCGGCGCATCGACCACGGGCCAGGGCGACGGCCTCCTCACCTTCACCGGCTCGCACTCGGTCGACAACGGCGGCCCCGGCCTGTCCTGCTCGGCCTGTGGCGACCTCGTGATCACCGACTCGACGATCACCGGCAACGCCCCCGCCGGCGCGACCCTGGGCGGCGGCATCTCGTGGAGTGTCGACCAGGACGCCCCGACCGACGCGCGAACCGCGACGATCACCAACTCGACGATCTCGGGCAACACCCGCACCGGCCCCGGCGCCGGGATGGTGGTCCTGATCACCGAGCTCACCAACGACCCTCCGCCGGCGCAGGTCCTGGTCCACGGATCGACGTTCAGCGGCAACACGGCAACCGGGGCCACCGGACGCGGCGGCGGCATCTACGCCACCACCGGCGAGGTCCGGTCCGACAACTCGACGTTCTCCGGCAACACGGCTGCGGTCACCGGCGGGGCGATCTACACCAGCACCGGTGACACCTTCCTGCGGCACACCACGGTGGCGGGCAACAGTGCGCCGACCGGGGCCAACCTCGGGACGGGAGAGGACCTCGACAGCTTCGGCTCGATCGTCGCGAGCCCGACCGGCGGCGGCACCGACTGCGCGATCGCCGGGACCACGATCTCGAGCGGCTACAACGTCGGCGGCGACACTTCGTGCGCCTTCGTCGGCGGACCCGGCGACCAGACCAATGTCGGCGACCCGCAGCTCGGCGCCCTGGCGGCGAACGGCGGCTCGACCCAGACCAGGCTGCCCGCCGGCACCAGTCCCGCCGCGGGCGCGGTCCCCGCCGCCGCGTGCACCATCCTCACCGTCGACCAACGCGGCGTGACCCGACCGCAGGGCACGAACTGCGAGGCAGGCGCCGTCGAGGTCGCGGAGCCGGTCGCGCTGGTCTGCACCAGGACCGGCACGACCGGACCCGACCTCCTGATCGGCTGGCACAAGGACGACGTGCTCTGCGGTCTGGGTGGCAACGACATCCTCGTCGGCGGTCCCGGCAACGACCACCTCATCGGCGGCGACGGCGCCGACCTGCTGCTCGGCGGCCCGGGCGCCGACCACCTCGAGGGCGGCAAGGGCAACGACCTGCTGATCGGTGGAACGGGGGTCGACGTCCTCGAGGGAGGACCCGGCACCGACCTGTGCGTCGCCGGCGACTCCGGCCCGCCGAAGGCCTGCTGA
- a CDS encoding elongation factor G, whose amino-acid sequence MRAGSKTLSLGIVAHVDAGKTSLTERVLYEAGVLDHPGSVDAGDTQTDSMALERRRGITIRSAVVSFDWRSTTLNLIDTPGHSDFIAEVERALTVLDAAVLVVSAVEGVQAQTLVLMRALQRLALPVVLFVNKVDRAGADPDRVLEEITTRLGPEAFALGQVTGAGTRDAAYLPFEVGAAELGELRRTVRAAAAHPVLFGSAITGAGVTDLLDTLATLLPGSAPETGTAPRGTVFKVDRTDGGRTVLARVRTGSLRVRDRVELDGRPAEKVTGLRLFDRGRLVPVDEVRAGRIAAVSGWSAARIGDRFGDRLGAGDRSAGRAVEFSRPTLETVVDAVRPEDVVAMYAALTELADQDPLIDLRRDDGRREVAVSLYGEVQKEVIAAVLADEYGVEVTFRPTTSICVERLTGVGSAAQLIGVSPNPFLAQVGLRVEPLPVGAGHEFALEIELGSMPPAFFTAVREGIDATLEEGVHGWAVPDARVVMTHSGYYPRQSHSHATFDKAMSSTAQDFRSLTRLVLAEALVEAGTVVCAPIHRFELEVPEDTLSSVLGELSRHRAVPLETTVSGRSALLAGEVPADAVHGVQQRIPHLTRGEGVFTSGLDHYAPTTGPAPTRGRARPDPFAQIGDWTRIQRSWPAG is encoded by the coding sequence GTGCGAGCTGGAAGCAAGACCCTCAGCCTGGGGATCGTCGCGCATGTTGACGCCGGCAAGACCAGCCTGACCGAACGAGTCCTCTACGAGGCCGGTGTCCTCGACCACCCCGGCAGCGTCGACGCCGGCGACACCCAGACCGACAGCATGGCGCTGGAGCGCCGACGCGGCATCACCATCCGCTCTGCCGTCGTGTCCTTCGACTGGCGCTCGACCACCCTCAACCTGATCGACACCCCCGGCCACTCCGACTTCATCGCCGAGGTCGAGCGCGCGCTGACCGTGCTCGACGCGGCGGTTCTCGTCGTGTCCGCGGTCGAGGGGGTCCAGGCGCAGACCCTCGTCCTGATGCGCGCGCTGCAGCGCCTCGCCCTGCCCGTCGTCCTCTTCGTCAACAAGGTCGACCGGGCCGGCGCCGACCCCGACCGGGTCCTCGAGGAGATCACCACCCGGCTGGGCCCGGAGGCGTTCGCCCTCGGTCAGGTGACCGGGGCCGGGACGCGCGACGCGGCATACCTGCCGTTCGAGGTCGGAGCCGCCGAGCTCGGTGAGCTGCGCCGGACGGTGCGCGCGGCCGCCGCCCACCCGGTGCTGTTCGGGTCGGCGATCACCGGCGCGGGGGTGACCGACCTGCTCGACACCCTCGCCACGCTCCTGCCCGGCTCGGCACCCGAGACCGGCACCGCGCCGCGTGGCACGGTGTTCAAGGTCGACCGCACCGATGGCGGGCGCACCGTGCTGGCGCGGGTGCGCACCGGGTCGCTGCGGGTCCGTGACCGCGTCGAGCTCGACGGCCGGCCGGCCGAGAAGGTCACCGGCCTGCGGCTCTTCGACCGCGGCCGGCTGGTCCCGGTCGACGAGGTGCGCGCCGGGCGCATCGCCGCGGTCTCGGGGTGGTCCGCGGCGCGGATCGGGGACCGGTTCGGGGACCGGTTGGGAGCCGGCGACCGGTCCGCCGGCCGTGCCGTGGAGTTCTCCCGGCCCACTCTCGAGACCGTCGTCGACGCCGTCCGCCCCGAGGACGTCGTCGCGATGTATGCCGCGCTGACCGAGCTCGCCGACCAGGACCCGCTGATCGACCTGCGCAGGGACGACGGCCGCCGCGAGGTCGCCGTGTCCCTCTATGGCGAGGTGCAGAAGGAGGTGATCGCCGCGGTCCTGGCCGATGAGTACGGCGTCGAGGTGACCTTCCGGCCGACGACGAGCATCTGCGTCGAGCGCCTCACCGGCGTCGGGTCGGCGGCCCAGCTGATCGGGGTGTCGCCCAACCCGTTCCTCGCCCAGGTGGGCCTGCGGGTGGAACCGTTGCCCGTCGGGGCGGGTCACGAGTTCGCACTCGAGATCGAGCTCGGGTCGATGCCGCCGGCGTTCTTCACGGCCGTCCGCGAGGGCATCGACGCCACGCTGGAGGAGGGCGTGCACGGGTGGGCGGTCCCCGATGCCCGGGTCGTCATGACGCACTCCGGCTACTACCCGCGCCAGAGCCACTCGCACGCCACTTTCGACAAGGCGATGTCGAGCACGGCCCAGGACTTCCGCAGCCTCACCAGGCTCGTCCTGGCCGAGGCGCTCGTCGAGGCCGGGACCGTGGTCTGCGCACCGATCCACCGGTTCGAGCTCGAGGTGCCGGAGGACACCCTGAGCTCGGTGCTCGGCGAGCTGTCCCGCCACCGGGCCGTGCCGCTCGAGACCACCGTGTCCGGGCGGTCGGCGCTGCTGGCCGGTGAGGTGCCGGCCGACGCGGTGCACGGCGTCCAGCAGCGGATCCCGCACCTGACCCGCGGCGAAGGCGTGTTCACCTCCGGGCTCGACCACTACGCCCCGACGACCGGGCCGGCCCCGACCCGCGGACGCGCCCGGCCCGACCCGTTCGCCCAGATCGGCGACTGGACCCGCATCCAGCGCAGCTGGCCCGCCGGCTGA
- a CDS encoding DedA family protein — protein MTPSLGPNWMDPQWLLERFGDQFFWVSAAIVFIECGLLFPILPGDSLLFAVGLFIAEGSISMNIAVACLILTVVAFAGNVVGYEIGRAVGAPLYEREGRFLKKKYFDQTHEFFERYGAKALVLGRFVPIVRTFITVVAGVGRMDRRHFFVWSGVGAALWATGVTLLGYFLGNAFPVLKEHLEAAILLIVLVSVIPMGIEIIRARRGRTATETILEETGEAIDDLKK, from the coding sequence ATGACCCCCTCCCTCGGCCCGAACTGGATGGACCCGCAGTGGCTCCTCGAGCGCTTCGGCGACCAGTTCTTCTGGGTCAGCGCCGCGATCGTGTTCATCGAGTGCGGCTTGCTGTTCCCGATCCTGCCCGGCGACTCGCTGCTCTTCGCCGTGGGGCTGTTCATCGCCGAGGGCTCGATCTCGATGAACATCGCGGTGGCCTGCCTGATCCTCACCGTGGTCGCCTTCGCCGGCAATGTCGTGGGCTACGAGATCGGGCGCGCGGTGGGGGCGCCGCTCTACGAGCGCGAGGGCCGGTTCCTCAAGAAGAAGTACTTCGACCAGACCCACGAGTTCTTCGAGCGGTATGGCGCCAAGGCCCTGGTGCTCGGCCGGTTCGTGCCGATCGTGCGCACCTTCATCACCGTGGTCGCCGGAGTGGGGCGGATGGACCGGCGGCACTTCTTCGTCTGGAGCGGCGTCGGTGCGGCCCTGTGGGCCACCGGGGTCACCCTGCTCGGCTACTTCCTCGGCAACGCCTTCCCGGTCCTCAAGGAGCACCTCGAGGCGGCGATCCTGCTGATCGTGCTGGTCTCGGTGATCCCGATGGGGATCGAGATCATCCGGGCCCGTCGCGGCCGCACGGCGACCGAGACCATCCTCGAGGAGACCGGCGAGGCGATCGACGACCTCAAGAAGTAG
- a CDS encoding multicopper oxidase family protein — protein sequence MLLPLAWLWSASLIPSSYSVLTMGPADTGGVPGSHPHLPGAAGGRDVTTLVEPSRAAPDVEVTLTARQQKVTVPGGPTLTAYTLNGTTPGPTIRAREGDLVQVTLVNESVPGGTTLHWHGIDVPNAEDGVAGVTQDAVPVGGRHVYRFRATQVGTYWYHSHQISHEQVVKGLLGAVVVTPRAGLGGDVDVVGLSHLYAGRRAVQGRGGDVPVEVVAGKWARVRIINTDNGIMPVWVSGASYQVVAVDGTDVNGPTAVEGKKVALAAGGRVDLRVQVPATGAVRVEMGGAALVLGPPGSSAPATRAPTDVVDLLSYGTPQPLGFDPTKPDRRFTYSIGRRPGFVNGKPGVHWTVNGKMFPGAPMFMVAEGDVAVVRIDNHSGETHPMHLHGHHVVVLARDGVKATGSPWWTDSLEVGNNQTMDVAFVADNPGIWLDHCHNLPHAKEGLQAHLMYEGVTTTFKLGRDTPNSPE from the coding sequence GTGCTCCTGCCGCTGGCCTGGCTGTGGTCGGCCAGCCTGATCCCGTCGTCCTACTCGGTGCTCACGATGGGACCGGCGGACACCGGGGGAGTGCCGGGCTCCCACCCGCACCTGCCCGGTGCCGCCGGCGGCCGGGACGTCACCACCCTCGTCGAGCCGTCCCGCGCCGCTCCCGACGTCGAGGTCACCCTGACCGCGCGCCAGCAGAAGGTGACGGTGCCAGGGGGACCCACGCTCACGGCATACACGCTCAACGGCACGACGCCCGGGCCGACCATCCGGGCGCGCGAGGGCGACCTCGTGCAGGTGACCCTCGTCAACGAGTCGGTGCCGGGGGGCACCACCCTGCACTGGCACGGCATCGACGTCCCGAACGCCGAGGACGGCGTCGCCGGGGTGACCCAGGACGCGGTGCCGGTCGGGGGACGGCACGTCTACCGGTTCCGGGCCACCCAGGTCGGCACGTACTGGTACCACTCGCACCAGATCTCGCACGAGCAGGTCGTGAAGGGGCTGCTCGGAGCGGTGGTGGTGACCCCGCGGGCCGGCCTCGGCGGCGACGTCGACGTGGTCGGCCTGTCGCACCTGTATGCCGGGCGCCGGGCCGTGCAGGGCCGCGGCGGAGACGTGCCGGTCGAGGTCGTCGCGGGGAAGTGGGCGAGGGTGCGGATCATCAACACCGACAACGGGATCATGCCGGTCTGGGTCAGCGGCGCGTCCTACCAGGTGGTGGCTGTGGACGGGACGGACGTCAACGGTCCGACAGCCGTGGAGGGCAAGAAGGTCGCCCTCGCGGCCGGTGGCCGGGTCGACCTGAGGGTGCAGGTCCCTGCCACCGGTGCGGTGCGGGTCGAGATGGGCGGCGCCGCGCTCGTGCTCGGGCCGCCCGGCAGCTCGGCTCCGGCCACCCGCGCGCCGACGGACGTGGTCGACCTGCTGAGCTACGGCACGCCCCAACCCCTCGGCTTCGACCCCACGAAGCCCGACCGGAGGTTCACCTACAGCATCGGGCGGCGGCCGGGCTTCGTGAACGGCAAGCCGGGGGTGCACTGGACCGTCAACGGCAAGATGTTCCCGGGAGCGCCGATGTTCATGGTCGCGGAGGGTGACGTCGCAGTGGTGCGCATCGACAACCACTCCGGCGAGACGCACCCGATGCACCTGCACGGCCACCACGTGGTGGTGCTCGCCCGGGACGGCGTCAAGGCGACCGGGAGCCCGTGGTGGACCGACAGCCTCGAGGTCGGCAACAACCAGACCATGGACGTGGCGTTCGTCGCCGACAACCCCGGCATCTGGCTCGACCACTGCCACAACCTGCCGCACGCCAAGGAAGGCCTCCAGGCCCACCTGATGTACGAAGGCGTGACGACGACGTTCAAGCTCGGTCGGGACACCCCCAACAGCCCCGAGTGA
- a CDS encoding response regulator encodes MTLRLLVVDDHPVVRMGLVAMLSEHADFEVVGEAADGAEAVAMSTRLTPDVVLMDLRMPVMDGAEATAQLLASPPAPAVLVLTTYDTDADIVRAVEAGANGYLLKDAPRETLADAIRRAARGETVLAPPVVARLASRLRTPAGPTLTDREAQVLQCVARGLSNAAVGRELHIGEATVKTHLLRAFEKLGVTDRTAAVTAAYKSGQIEL; translated from the coding sequence ATGACGTTGCGGTTGCTGGTCGTCGACGACCACCCGGTCGTGCGGATGGGCCTGGTGGCGATGCTGTCGGAGCACGCCGACTTCGAGGTGGTGGGCGAGGCCGCGGACGGCGCCGAGGCGGTGGCGATGTCGACCCGGCTCACCCCGGACGTCGTGCTGATGGACCTGCGGATGCCGGTGATGGACGGTGCCGAGGCGACCGCGCAGCTGCTGGCCAGCCCTCCTGCCCCGGCCGTGCTGGTGCTCACGACCTACGACACCGACGCCGACATCGTCCGCGCGGTCGAGGCCGGCGCGAACGGCTACCTCCTCAAGGACGCCCCGCGCGAGACCCTGGCCGACGCCATCCGCCGGGCAGCGCGGGGCGAGACGGTCCTCGCGCCACCCGTGGTCGCCCGGCTCGCCAGCCGCCTGCGCACGCCCGCGGGGCCGACGCTGACCGACCGCGAGGCGCAGGTGCTGCAGTGCGTGGCCCGTGGGCTCTCCAACGCCGCGGTCGGGCGCGAGCTGCACATCGGTGAGGCGACGGTGAAGACGCACCTGCTCCGGGCCTTCGAGAAGCTGGGGGTGACCGACCGGACGGCAGCCGTCACCGCGGCCTACAAGAGCGGACAGATCGAGCTCTGA